A window of Psychroflexus sp. ALD_RP9 contains these coding sequences:
- a CDS encoding PUR family DNA/RNA-binding protein produces MSDQGMMKNDDIFSRVIRAGRRTYFFDVRSTKADDYYLTITESKKFTNDDGSFFYKKHKIYLYKEDFDGFKEALEEATQFIVNEKGEEVISERHQSDFKKENNLSNENVLEETKAFTDVKFDDI; encoded by the coding sequence ATGAGTGATCAAGGCATGATGAAGAATGACGACATCTTTTCAAGAGTGATTAGAGCTGGCAGAAGAACTTATTTTTTTGACGTACGTTCTACAAAAGCAGATGATTATTACCTAACAATTACTGAAAGTAAAAAGTTTACCAATGACGATGGTTCGTTTTTTTATAAAAAGCACAAAATTTATCTCTACAAAGAAGATTTTGATGGGTTTAAAGAAGCCTTAGAAGAAGCCACACAGTTTATTGTTAATGAAAAAGGCGAAGAAGTGATTAGTGAGCGACATCAAAGTGACTTCAAAAAAGAAAACAACCTTAGTAATGAAAATGTTTTAGAAGAAACAAAAGCTTTTACTGATGTAAAGTTTGACGATATATAA